One window from the genome of Asterias rubens chromosome 11, eAstRub1.3, whole genome shotgun sequence encodes:
- the LOC117296448 gene encoding transient receptor potential cation channel subfamily A member 1 homolog isoform X3, with amino-acid sequence MSQIFSQDDNKGNCPISDLSCDSDTEALLVAEAAKDLPPIAYAAPVDDDDLPGDCGDVSGNTPRKQSITQAWLTAKDSTSSEIRSSASKGSIASISKVDLRPTRVSTVRSGKVAPSPSPSHSESSPKSSDNRLASVSSSTGNMPTSKGGLDREDTVEMGAWRRRHGSGDSDDDSNRRANKYAPNWPTQAELDAADGLGGGLAASESTEDLANLISIHQAARDGEVETMRRYLEQIGSNKRRRVNKLDENNLSALHYAARYNHIEIVKLLIKHQADPGNKGDDNTTPIHFAARCKRPNKATATVVVSGQDGGDEDNDEDDEDATDETTGIITFLQSAGADINAQDIYGQSPLHFAAMRGNDIAAKELLSSNKILFEAVDKQLMTPLHMACTHGNLEVAKMLIEKGAQLRCCDEENNTPLLVACTEGHIKIVQLLFAAGENQGILSQMLTDRDVELNTAIHVAVDSGKQEIVQMCLEKGANVNTFDYQRNTSLHVAAAAGHLNIVKLLLQRGARIDALNAERATALHRACAFNRQHVVEFLIKSGAKLERRDKDNFTPLLIAASNGHSATIAELLKRGGNIRAVDKHEKSAVYWAAQENEVQALTVLLDHRKHKAKKLLMESDRYNNTPLHIAAEKGYIQIVKILLERGASLEAKNEEEQTALHLASKHGRVHTLNELVRQDITGINDEDENSNSPLHLAATEGHAKCVLALIAAGADIEARNHTLWTPLDCSAANGWVKCATALLENDSPVDPIDKSKTTPLHLACRNGHVEMVKLLATWGADLSLKDADNRNCLDLAVDKGHQNVALAIIGLKNWLHAMCSVSKDKYTKMRLTPMRKLIKKMPDVAEVVFNKCLMENDYPPEHYKYCITFDYELLDDMFSKWDDNSSDNTSEKSGGSDDSPFHDNGNLISSATPYTTDAEILRKNHPLTIMVNSRRDELLGHPLVTSLLQHKWDSYGRFFYYISLMFYILYLIFLTGYVTTNPPPFYFNMEDNKTVTWNTDGKKRWEMGFNPITHFIFGTVGDWVIIGLSGFNILKELVQMYHQKLNYIGFVNILEWFIYILSILFVLPLSGVSYPYMDGADCTESGAACVSVTLVWQWQCGAVAVFLAWINLILFLRKFPQFGIYIVMFTDVLKTFLQFAIVFFLFIIAFGLAFYALLMNQEPFHRVHYSLFKTFVMMIGEFEFDGIFHQLDYLDVSYEEKEGNAKELFLVKVHYKEVTYFVFTIFVILLSIIVMNLLVGLAVDDIKGVQEQAKLQRLGMQVNLAMEVQEALPRFMWRRSIMKKLTVYPNQQSRSIWAKFYRWYSGREELIGDAINTALNPPMTKLEEIKMQQDDLTDTVKNVKYRLKMLRVQNDRIEGMLEALIKKQEVDWQEGEAEEEVGE; translated from the exons ATGAGCCAGATATTCTCACAGGACGATAATAAAGGAAATTGCCCTATCTCTGATCTTTCCTGTGACAGTGACACAGAGGCATTGCTTGTGGCCGAAGCAGCAAAGGACCTACCACCTATCGCCTACGCAGCACCCGTCGATGACGACGATCTTCCCGGTGATTGTGGCGACGTTTCGGGAAACACACCAAGAAAACAATCCATTACTCAGGCTTGGCTAACTGCCAAGGATTCTACTAGTTCTGAAATACGATCTTCTGCGTCCAAGGGTAGTATTGCAAGCATAAGTAAAGTGGATTTAAGACCGACTAGAGTGTCAACAGTGAGGTCTGGTAAGGTTGCCCCGTCGCCATCGCCATCACACAGCGAGAGCTCCCCGAAGAGTAGTGACAACAGGTTAGCATCCGTGTCATCATCTACCGGGAATATGCCGACATCCAAGGGCGGACTGGACCGTGAGGACACGGTGGAGATGGGTGCATGGCGGAGACGGCATGGAAGTGGAGATAGTGATGATGATTCGAATCGTAGAGCCAATAAGTATGCTCCCAACTGGCCCACACAGGCAGAGCTGGATGCTGCAGATGGTCTAGGAGGAGGACTGGCAGCATCTGAAAGTACTGAAGATCTTGCCAATCTCATCAGTATACATCAG GCAGCCAGAGATGGAGAAGTGGAGACGATGCGGCGATATTTGGAGCAGATTGGCTCCAATAAACGTCGCCGTGTTAACAAACTAGATGAGAATAATCTGAGTGCTCTCCACTATGCAGCACGTTACAACCACATCGAGATTGTTAAACTACTCATCAAACACCAAGCAG ACCCTGGAAACAAAGGTGATGATAACACAACACCTATCCACTTTGCTGCTCGGTGCAAGCGTCCTAATAAAGCAACGGCTACGGTTGTGGTATCGGGTCAAGATGGCGGTGATGAAGACAATGATGAGGATGATGAAGATGCTACTGATGAAACAACTGGTATCATTACATTCTTGCAGTCTGCTGGTGCTGATATAAATGCACAAGATATCTATGGTCAAAGTCCGCTGCATTTTGCTGCTATGAGGGGAAATGATATCGCTGCAAAGGAACTTCTTTCTTCCAACAAAATTCTATTTGAG GCAGTAGACAAGCAGTTAATGACTCCTCTCCATATGGCCTGTACCCATGGCAACCTGGAAGTCGCCAAAATGCTGATCGAAAAAGGGGCGCAACTGAGATGCTGTGATGAGGAGAACAATACCCCATTATTAGTTGCCTGCACAGAAGGCCATATCAAAATCGTCCAACTGTTGTTCGCTGCTGGGGAGAACCAAGGAATATTGAGCCAG ATGTTAACAGACCGTGATGTGGAATTGAACACAGCCATCCATGTTGCAGTTGATAGTGGGAAACAGGAGATTGTGCAGATGTGTCTGGAGAAAG GTGCCAATGTGAACACCTTTGATTATCAGCGTAATACATCCCTTCATGTAGCAGCAGCAGCTGGTCATCTTAACATTGTTAAGCTGTTGCTGCAGCGAGGAGCAAGGATTGATGCCCTTAATGCAGAACGAGCCACAGCGCTTCATCGTGCCTGTGCATTCAACCGGCAGCATGTGGTAGAGTTCCTGATAAAGAG TGGAGCCAAGTTAGAGCGACGTGATAAGGACAACTTCACCCCATTGCTAATAGCTGCAAGTAATGGACACAGTGCAACAATAGCTGAACTCCTTAAACGTGGTGGAAATATTCGAGCTGTTGATAAACATGAAAAGAGTGCTGTCTATTGGGCTGCTCAAGAAAATGAAGTCCAGGCTTTAACT GTTCTGCTTGACCATCGTAAACACAAGGCTAAGAAGCTATTGATGGAATCAGATCGCTACAATAACACACCCTTACACATTGCTGCTGAGAAAGGTTACATCCAAATAGTCAAG ATTTTACTGGAAAGAGGAGCAAGTCTTGAAGCTAAGAATGAGGAGGAGCAGACAGCGTTGCACCTTGCTTCTAAGCATGGACGAGTCCA CACTCTAAATGAGCTTGTACGTCAAGACATTACAGGAATCAATGATGAAGATGAAAACTCTAATTCTCCGTTACATCTAGCAGCTACAGAGGGTCATGCGAAGTGTGTGCTAGCTCTAATTGCAGCTGGTGCTGATATTGAAGCAAG AAACCACACCTTATGGACTCCATTGGATTGTTCTGCTGCCAATGGATGGGTGAAGTGTGCCACTGCTCTCCTAGAGAATGACAGCCCTGTGGATCCCATTGATAAATCCAAG ACGACCCCTCTTCATCTAGCTTGCAGGAATGGCCATGTTGAGATGGTGAAGCTTCTTGCAACCTGGGGAGCTGATCTATCGCTCAAGGATGCCGATAATCGCAACTGCCTTGATTTGGCTGTCGACAAAGGACATCA AAATGTTGCCCTCGCTATTATCGGCCTGAAGAACTGGCTTCATGCAATGTGCTCAGTTAGCAAGGATAAATATACCAAGATGAGGTTGACTCCAATGAGAAAACTTATCAAGAAGATGCCAG ATGTTGCAGAGGTGGTTTTCAATAAGTGTTTGATGGAGAATGACTACCCACCTGAGCATTACAAGTATTGCATTACATTTGACTATGAGCTCCTTGATGATATGTTCTCCAAGTGGGATGATAATTCTTCAG aTAACACATCTGAGAAGTCTGGAGGATCTGATGACTCGCCGTTTCATGACAATGGAAATCTGATTTCCTCTGCCACTCCTTACACAACAGATGCAGAGATCTTGAGAAAGAACCACCCCCTGACGATAATG GTTAATTCTAGGCGGGATGAGTTGCTAGGTCATCCATTAGTCACCAGTTTACTTCAGCATAAATGGGACAGCTACGGCAGATTCTTCTACTACATATCACTGATGTTTTACATTCTATACCTCATCTTCTTGactg GTTATGTGACAACGAACCCACCTCCTTTTTATTTCAACATGGAGGACAATAAGACAGTCACTTGGAATACAGATGGTAAGAAGCGTTGGGAAATGGGTTTCAATCCCATTACTCACTTCATATTTGGAACAGTCGGTGATTGGGTCATCATTGGGTTATCAGGATTCAACATCTTAAAGGAG CTAGTCCAGATGTACCATCAGAAACTGAACTACATTGGCTTTGTGAATATACTTGAATGGTTTATCTACATACTGTCCATCTTGTTTGTGCTACCTCTATCTGGAGTATCGTATCCATACATggacggagcagactgcactgAGTCTGGTGCAGCATGTGTCTCTGTGACTCTG GTCTGGCAATGGCAGTGTGGCGCTGTGGCTGTCTTCTTAGCATGGATAAACCTTATCCTATTCCTGAGAAAGTTCCCCCAGTTTGGCATTTATATTGTCATGTTTACAG ATGTGTTGAAGACCTTTCTGCAGTTTGCCATTGTGTTCTTTCTCTTCATCATTGCCTTTGGATTGGCTTTTTATGCCTTGCTCATGAACCAg gaaccCTTTCATCGTGTTCACTACTCATTGTTTAAGACATTTGTGATGATGATAGGAGAGTTTGAGTTTGACGGCATCTTCCACCAACTGGATTATCTAGACGTTTCTTATGAAGAAAAAGAAGGCAATGCCAAGGAGCTGTTCTTGGTTAAGGTTCATTACAAGGAAGTTACATACTTTGTCTTCACCATCTTTGTCATTCTACTGTCAATCATTGTCATGAACTTACTG GTTGGTCTGGCTGTAGATGacatcaaaggtgtccaggaaCAAGCAAAGTTGCAACGCCTTGGTATGCAG